The Corynebacterium camporealensis genome contains a region encoding:
- a CDS encoding HNH endonuclease signature motif containing protein yields the protein MSKISALATALGSAMDLLAEAAAEPARVELLPVPVAKRVRKLVDVYFGTTRFSKKQRQAVAAARANDHDLPTLEVIERYARRAETQTVAWNFRLQMCQTRADAVQMEVLAREKMPPKEKKEEPGVRLRRGKKYWTWAVTGPSDLVAELHNQAKTLTEVEELFSTGAAKSEVVTNVVINLNELVKVCFDEEEVTLRLTNGSTLTGAQLVERTLAECGLVTLIHPVEGPINLYRAERFASWKQRQMAAAENPMCPWPGCYKPADECQVHHLQAWIQGGETNPKNLTTACKYHNRVNADDPNAPPKRGRLARVNGKIQWVPPWAAAC from the coding sequence ATGAGTAAGATTTCGGCTTTGGCTACAGCGCTGGGCTCTGCGATGGACCTTCTCGCAGAGGCCGCTGCTGAGCCTGCCCGCGTGGAGTTGCTGCCAGTACCGGTGGCAAAGCGTGTGCGCAAACTTGTCGATGTCTACTTCGGCACCACCCGCTTTAGCAAGAAACAGCGCCAGGCCGTCGCCGCTGCCCGCGCGAATGATCACGACCTGCCGACGCTAGAGGTTATTGAGCGCTACGCGCGTCGCGCTGAAACCCAAACCGTGGCCTGGAATTTCCGCTTGCAGATGTGCCAGACCCGCGCCGACGCCGTGCAGATGGAAGTACTGGCACGCGAGAAGATGCCGCCGAAAGAAAAGAAGGAAGAACCCGGCGTGCGTTTGCGCCGCGGCAAGAAATACTGGACTTGGGCAGTGACCGGCCCATCCGACCTGGTTGCCGAACTCCACAACCAAGCCAAGACCCTTACCGAGGTCGAAGAGCTGTTTAGCACCGGCGCCGCCAAGTCCGAGGTGGTCACAAACGTCGTGATTAACCTCAACGAGCTGGTCAAGGTCTGCTTCGACGAAGAAGAAGTCACGCTTCGCCTGACCAATGGCTCTACGCTCACCGGCGCTCAGCTTGTCGAGCGCACGCTAGCCGAATGCGGCCTCGTTACCCTCATCCACCCGGTCGAAGGACCGATTAACCTCTACCGCGCAGAGCGCTTCGCCTCCTGGAAACAGCGCCAGATGGCCGCCGCCGAGAACCCGATGTGCCCCTGGCCAGGCTGCTATAAACCAGCGGATGAGTGTCAGGTTCACCACCTCCAAGCCTGGATTCAAGGCGGGGAGACCAACCCGAAGAACCTCACCACCGCATGCAAGTACCACAACCGGGTCAATGCCGATGACCCGAATGCCCCGCCGAAGCGCGGTCGCCTGGCGCGGGTGAATGGAAAAATCCAGTGGGTCCCGCCCTGGGCAGCTGCCTGTTAA
- a CDS encoding 5-(carboxyamino)imidazole ribonucleotide synthase: protein MTNEAKPTVVVYGDGQLARMMQPAAAELDIHLRVLASSESNSAAQVIPDRVLGDYHDYDVLYDAAQGSDAVTFDHEHVPNEHLHALIDASFNVQPQPSALIHAQDKLVMREKLAELGVPVPRFKAIESVEDARAFSEDVHGQICLKARRGGYDGKGVWFPDPAEFESLVKELLDNDTPLVAEEKVALTRELSVLVARAPGGEVRAWPVAESVQRDGVCAEAIAPAPDLDPEMAEKAAGIGRTVAEKLGVTGVLAVELFAFDNNGIEDVSVNELAMRPHNTGHWTQDGCVTSQFEQHLRAVLDCPLGSTETLAPYTVMANVLGAPEDPEMPMRDRVREVMRTYPQAKIHLYGKDHRPGRKIGHVNVVGTDAEETRRIARTAAHFLVAAKWD from the coding sequence GTGACTAACGAAGCTAAGCCCACTGTTGTTGTTTATGGCGACGGTCAATTGGCCCGCATGATGCAGCCGGCCGCCGCGGAGCTGGATATCCACCTGCGGGTGTTGGCCAGCTCGGAGTCGAATTCCGCCGCGCAGGTCATTCCCGACCGCGTTCTCGGCGATTACCACGATTACGACGTACTTTACGATGCCGCCCAAGGCAGCGACGCCGTCACCTTCGACCACGAGCACGTCCCCAACGAGCATCTGCACGCGCTTATCGATGCCTCCTTCAACGTCCAACCCCAACCCTCCGCCTTGATTCACGCCCAGGACAAACTCGTCATGCGTGAAAAGCTGGCAGAACTCGGCGTTCCGGTCCCGCGTTTTAAGGCCATCGAGTCCGTCGAAGATGCCCGCGCCTTTTCCGAGGACGTCCACGGCCAGATTTGTCTGAAGGCTCGCCGCGGCGGCTACGACGGCAAGGGCGTCTGGTTCCCCGACCCAGCCGAGTTCGAATCGCTGGTCAAAGAACTTCTCGACAACGACACCCCGCTGGTCGCCGAAGAAAAAGTCGCCCTGACCCGCGAACTCTCCGTCCTGGTCGCCCGCGCGCCGGGCGGTGAGGTCCGCGCCTGGCCAGTCGCCGAATCCGTCCAGCGCGACGGCGTCTGCGCCGAAGCCATCGCACCTGCACCCGACCTCGACCCAGAGATGGCCGAGAAGGCCGCTGGCATCGGCCGCACCGTCGCCGAGAAGCTCGGCGTTACCGGCGTGCTCGCCGTTGAGCTTTTCGCCTTCGACAACAACGGCATCGAGGATGTCTCGGTCAACGAGCTGGCGATGCGCCCACACAACACCGGCCACTGGACCCAGGACGGCTGCGTGACTTCCCAGTTCGAGCAGCACCTGCGTGCAGTTCTCGACTGTCCGCTCGGCTCCACCGAGACCCTGGCCCCGTACACCGTCATGGCCAACGTGCTAGGCGCACCGGAGGATCCGGAGATGCCCATGCGCGACCGCGTTCGCGAAGTCATGCGCACCTACCCGCAGGCCAAGATTCACCTCTACGGCAAGGATCACCGTCCCGGCCGCAAGATTGGCCACGTCAACGTCGTCGGCACTGATGCCGAGGAAACCCGCCGCATCGCCCGCACCGCCGCCCACTTCTTGGTCGCGGCGAAGTGGGACTAG
- the purE gene encoding 5-(carboxyamino)imidazole ribonucleotide mutase encodes MSAQVGLIMGSDSDWPTVEPAAEVLAEFGIPFEVGVVSAHRTPEKMLAYAKQAHTRGLKAIIACAGGAAHLPGMVAAATPLPVIGIPRALKDLDGLDSLLSIVQMPGGVPVATVSIGGAKNAGLLAARILGAGDPKLVEKMAAYQENMAKEVEQKDANLRARLLGEEN; translated from the coding sequence ATGTCGGCTCAAGTAGGCCTCATCATGGGCTCAGATTCCGATTGGCCCACCGTCGAACCCGCTGCCGAAGTACTCGCAGAATTCGGCATCCCCTTCGAAGTCGGTGTCGTCTCCGCTCACCGCACCCCGGAGAAGATGCTTGCCTATGCCAAGCAAGCCCACACCCGCGGCCTGAAGGCGATTATCGCCTGCGCGGGCGGTGCAGCTCACCTGCCGGGCATGGTCGCGGCAGCCACTCCGCTGCCAGTTATCGGCATTCCGCGCGCACTCAAGGACCTCGACGGACTCGACTCGCTGCTGTCCATCGTTCAGATGCCTGGTGGCGTACCGGTCGCCACCGTCTCTATTGGCGGTGCGAAGAACGCCGGTCTGCTTGCCGCACGCATCCTGGGCGCCGGCGACCCGAAGCTGGTGGAAAAGATGGCCGCCTACCAAGAAAACATGGCCAAAGAAGTAGAGCAGAAGGACGCGAACCTCCGCGCCCGCCTTTTGGGGGAAGAAAACTAA
- a CDS encoding ribokinase translates to MNKLVVVGSINADVVIHTQRHPQPGETLVGSGGQVSAGGKGANQAVAAARLGADVSFVGAVGSDAYAEPAMAHMDCVDTTAVEVVDTNTGLALITVDAAGENTIVLSPGANALVDAPFVTNQSSLVGSADMVLLQGEIPAEGFAAAVDAARGRVVVNLAPVIAVDKDALLKADPLIANEHEAGLILAQFGGPTEGSPRELAQGLRDAGFNSVVLTLGSAGALVAEDEFVEIPTPSVDVVDTTGAGDAFAGALCARLLQGDTLIDAAFYAARVGAFAVTSNGAQASYPNLKSELPG, encoded by the coding sequence ATGAATAAGTTGGTGGTCGTCGGCTCGATTAATGCCGATGTGGTGATTCATACGCAGCGACATCCCCAGCCCGGCGAGACGCTCGTCGGTTCCGGCGGGCAGGTCAGCGCTGGTGGCAAGGGCGCGAACCAGGCCGTTGCGGCCGCGCGCCTGGGTGCGGATGTCTCCTTCGTCGGCGCCGTTGGTTCCGATGCTTATGCCGAACCCGCGATGGCACACATGGATTGCGTTGACACCACCGCCGTTGAGGTCGTCGACACCAACACCGGCCTCGCACTCATTACTGTCGATGCCGCCGGCGAGAACACCATCGTCCTCTCCCCTGGTGCCAATGCGCTTGTCGATGCCCCCTTCGTCACCAACCAGTCCTCCTTGGTTGGCTCCGCCGACATGGTGCTGTTGCAGGGCGAAATTCCTGCTGAGGGTTTCGCCGCAGCTGTCGATGCCGCCCGCGGCCGCGTCGTCGTCAACCTCGCCCCGGTCATCGCCGTGGACAAAGACGCATTGTTGAAGGCCGATCCGCTTATTGCCAACGAACACGAGGCGGGGTTGATTCTCGCCCAGTTTGGCGGCCCTACTGAGGGCAGCCCACGCGAGCTTGCCCAAGGGCTTCGCGATGCCGGCTTCAACTCCGTCGTGCTCACCCTCGGCTCGGCAGGCGCCTTGGTCGCCGAGGACGAATTCGTCGAAATTCCCACCCCGAGCGTCGACGTCGTCGATACCACTGGTGCAGGCGATGCCTTCGCCGGCGCGCTGTGTGCACGCCTGCTGCAGGGCGACACACTTATCGATGCCGCCTTCTACGCCGCCCGCGTCGGCGCCTTTGCCGTCACCAGCAATGGCGCCCAGGCTTCGTATCCGAACCTAAAGAGCGAGCTTCCGGGTTAG
- a CDS encoding YdcF family protein: MHAPLLVLGSRVTNGEPGKLLVTRLNKTLEMARTYPGDIIVSGYGEADPMRRYLEARGIPAERIICERAASSTNENLENARRLAPDAVVLHTVTNDFHGLRTRLWAWHLGIPVKLHLTATPWALKPRNYIREIFATPHSAARIVWRRIKAALEP; encoded by the coding sequence ATGCACGCGCCACTTCTTGTTCTCGGCTCGCGGGTGACCAATGGGGAACCCGGGAAGCTGCTTGTCACGCGCCTGAACAAGACGCTAGAGATGGCGCGAACCTACCCCGGAGACATCATTGTTTCCGGCTACGGCGAGGCAGATCCGATGCGGCGTTATTTGGAAGCGCGTGGAATTCCGGCGGAGCGCATTATCTGCGAGCGGGCGGCCTCGAGTACGAATGAGAACTTGGAGAATGCCCGGCGCCTGGCTCCGGACGCGGTGGTGCTGCACACAGTGACCAATGATTTTCACGGTCTGCGCACGCGGTTGTGGGCGTGGCACTTAGGTATTCCGGTGAAACTGCACCTGACGGCAACCCCGTGGGCATTGAAGCCGCGCAACTACATTCGGGAGATTTTTGCGACGCCGCATTCGGCAGCACGGATTGTGTGGCGGCGGATTAAAGCCGCTCTAGAGCCTTAG
- a CDS encoding RNase H family protein, with protein sequence MEELELSALTGTQSRTYGTRKVTAEMRSAPVHVAIALWDERWDSAPNGKVEGWVIAVNTKKTRFIRKGQLRDGSDIVRATVRELERALKNIKGRVWIVTGRRQAALRAALEKRGYTVTGSFAEENRASSSASSVRSQQARRVARQAKKEGEAPRKKETVAKETPQAHWWPNFSQASSWEDNATVRIATDASSDTVFKGSVCFVVGNGDYRLRTYKTTAGTDELELEALTLALKYLLKVGASKAIIECDSVAALEAVDHIVHRQTAKAKRPGRRWRGLSSGSRSRFQQAWHDIQDSCEVDIRRVMGHSGDPLNRAADQIAYMGLRAIAHPRKQAQATLQRGIAKALERL encoded by the coding sequence ATGGAAGAACTCGAGCTGTCCGCACTCACCGGCACGCAATCGCGAACTTACGGCACCCGTAAAGTCACCGCGGAGATGCGTTCTGCGCCGGTCCATGTCGCGATCGCGCTGTGGGATGAGCGCTGGGACTCCGCCCCGAACGGCAAGGTCGAAGGCTGGGTCATTGCGGTCAATACCAAGAAGACTCGCTTCATCCGCAAAGGCCAGCTTCGCGATGGCAGCGACATCGTCCGCGCCACCGTCCGCGAACTCGAACGCGCCTTAAAGAACATCAAAGGTCGGGTGTGGATTGTCACCGGCCGCCGCCAAGCCGCGCTGCGTGCTGCGCTAGAAAAACGCGGGTACACGGTGACAGGAAGCTTTGCGGAGGAGAATAGGGCATCGTCAAGTGCGAGCTCCGTGCGCTCCCAACAGGCCCGGCGCGTGGCCCGTCAAGCCAAGAAGGAAGGCGAGGCGCCGCGGAAGAAAGAAACCGTCGCGAAGGAAACCCCACAGGCGCACTGGTGGCCGAACTTCTCGCAGGCCTCATCCTGGGAGGACAACGCCACGGTGCGCATAGCTACCGATGCCTCCTCCGACACCGTCTTCAAAGGCTCCGTATGCTTCGTCGTGGGCAATGGCGATTACCGACTGCGCACCTACAAGACCACCGCCGGCACTGATGAGCTCGAACTCGAAGCGCTAACCTTGGCGTTGAAATACCTGCTCAAAGTCGGTGCGTCCAAAGCGATTATTGAGTGCGATTCCGTCGCCGCGCTGGAAGCTGTCGACCACATCGTCCACCGCCAAACCGCGAAAGCCAAGCGCCCCGGCCGGCGCTGGCGCGGACTATCCTCTGGTTCGCGTTCGCGCTTCCAACAAGCCTGGCACGACATACAGGACTCCTGCGAGGTGGATATCCGCCGCGTCATGGGTCATTCCGGCGACCCGCTCAACCGCGCGGCCGACCAGATTGCGTACATGGGTCTGCGCGCGATTGCTCACCCCCGCAAGCAGGCGCAGGCGACGTTGCAGCGTGGCATCGCTAAGGCTCTAGAGCGGCTTTAA
- a CDS encoding NRAMP family divalent metal transporter, which translates to MAGAMFLMATSAIGPGFLTQTSVFTVQMGAAFAFAIALSIIVDIAIQLNVWRVLCVSGMRANELGNTVLPGLGWFLAVLVFIGGIVFNIGNIAGAGLGLNAMLGIDARWGGVIAAAIAVFIFLSKRAGMALDRLVAALGAIMILLMLYVAIVSQPPVGEALKQTVMPEEVDFFVITTLIGGTVGGYITFAGAHRLIDSGLAGPDHVRQITTTSVLGIIITGIMRVLLFLAVLGVVSTGVALSEDNTAADAFYHAAGEFGLRAFGVVLFAAGLSSVVGASYTSISFVTTQKVAPRTRNFLTVGFIVVCATLFAIMNSAPQTLLIFAGAFNGIILPIAFALVMWVAFKRRDLMQGIKQPMWLLIAGAAALVLEIYIGINSISGITELFA; encoded by the coding sequence ATGGCCGGTGCCATGTTCCTCATGGCGACCTCGGCTATTGGCCCAGGCTTTTTGACCCAGACTTCGGTCTTTACCGTTCAGATGGGTGCGGCTTTCGCTTTTGCGATTGCGCTGTCTATCATCGTTGATATCGCCATCCAGCTTAACGTGTGGCGCGTGCTGTGTGTCTCCGGCATGCGCGCGAACGAGCTGGGTAATACCGTCCTGCCGGGCCTGGGTTGGTTCCTGGCCGTGTTGGTGTTTATTGGTGGCATTGTCTTTAACATCGGCAACATTGCCGGTGCGGGCCTCGGCTTGAATGCCATGCTGGGCATCGATGCCCGCTGGGGTGGCGTGATTGCCGCCGCGATTGCGGTGTTTATCTTCTTGTCCAAGCGCGCCGGTATGGCCCTGGACCGCCTGGTCGCCGCACTGGGCGCGATCATGATCCTGCTGATGCTGTACGTGGCGATTGTCAGCCAGCCGCCCGTCGGCGAGGCCCTGAAGCAGACCGTCATGCCAGAAGAAGTCGACTTCTTCGTGATCACCACCCTGATTGGTGGCACCGTCGGCGGCTACATCACCTTCGCAGGTGCACACCGCCTGATTGACTCCGGCCTGGCTGGTCCGGATCACGTTCGCCAGATCACTACCACCTCGGTGCTGGGCATCATCATTACCGGTATTATGCGCGTGCTGCTCTTCCTGGCTGTGCTGGGTGTTGTCAGCACCGGTGTGGCCCTGTCTGAGGACAACACTGCTGCCGATGCCTTCTACCACGCCGCCGGCGAATTCGGCCTCCGTGCCTTCGGTGTCGTCCTGTTCGCAGCTGGTCTGTCGTCTGTGGTTGGTGCGTCCTACACCTCGATTTCGTTCGTGACCACCCAGAAGGTCGCACCGCGTACCCGCAACTTCCTGACCGTCGGCTTCATCGTGGTCTGTGCAACGCTGTTTGCGATTATGAACTCCGCACCGCAGACCCTGCTGATTTTCGCAGGTGCCTTCAACGGCATTATCCTGCCGATTGCCTTCGCGCTGGTCATGTGGGTTGCCTTCAAGCGCCGCGACCTCATGCAGGGCATAAAGCAGCCGATGTGGCTGTTGATTGCCGGTGCTGCTGCGCTGGTGCTGGAAATCTACATCGGTATCAATTCCATTTCTGGCATTACGGAGCTGTTCGCTTAA
- a CDS encoding putative hydro-lyase: MTPAEVREYARQHDMITTAGHAPGFMQANLLAVPQEYAFDFLLFAQRNPKPCPIVGVLEAGQYSSELLPGGDIRTDIPGYRVFENGELVAEPADAREYYNDDIVSFLIGCSFTFETALQDAGIKLPHIEQGKNVAMYKTNRACKPAGVFSGPMVVSMRPIPEDRVVDAVRIASRYPSVHGAPVHIGDPASLGIADLSMPDFGEAVDIPDNHVPVFWACGVTPQAAVMDSKPGLAITHAPGKMLVTDIKDSEYLIP, encoded by the coding sequence ATGACTCCAGCTGAAGTTCGCGAGTACGCCCGCCAGCACGACATGATTACCACCGCGGGTCATGCCCCAGGTTTCATGCAGGCCAACCTGTTGGCCGTGCCGCAGGAATACGCCTTCGACTTCCTGCTGTTTGCGCAGCGTAACCCGAAGCCGTGCCCGATTGTGGGCGTGCTGGAAGCCGGGCAGTACTCCTCCGAGCTGCTGCCGGGCGGCGATATCCGCACCGACATCCCGGGCTACCGCGTGTTTGAAAACGGCGAATTGGTTGCAGAGCCTGCCGATGCCCGCGAGTACTACAACGATGACATCGTCAGCTTCCTCATTGGTTGCTCTTTTACCTTTGAGACCGCCCTGCAGGATGCCGGTATTAAGCTGCCGCACATTGAGCAGGGCAAGAACGTTGCGATGTACAAGACGAACCGCGCCTGCAAGCCCGCTGGTGTCTTTTCCGGCCCGATGGTGGTGTCCATGCGTCCGATTCCGGAAGATCGCGTCGTCGATGCCGTGCGCATTGCCTCGCGCTACCCGTCGGTGCATGGTGCGCCGGTGCACATTGGTGACCCTGCATCGTTAGGCATTGCAGACTTATCGATGCCCGACTTCGGCGAAGCCGTCGACATCCCGGACAACCACGTCCCGGTGTTCTGGGCATGCGGCGTTACCCCGCAGGCTGCGGTGATGGATTCCAAGCCGGGCCTGGCGATTACTCACGCTCCCGGCAAGATGCTGGTCACCGACATCAAGGACTCGGAGTATCTGATTCCTTAA
- a CDS encoding GntR family transcriptional regulator → MLSQSVAVALREAISEGEYEPGQQLSEVKVAERFNCSRNTLREAFAKLTAERLVERIPNRGVFIATPDADYVQDLYRARAAIEPSGVRWGYFPNPEELVELTQSAIPHALRGEHQMVSSINQRFHRKLVASLDSPTLDEEMGNLLARMRLTFLLVIPLYPRLHADHIDGNIELAKLIAAGKRQEAAELSHDSLERTCVRILDIL, encoded by the coding sequence ATGCTCTCCCAGTCCGTAGCCGTGGCCCTGCGTGAGGCCATTTCTGAAGGCGAATATGAACCCGGTCAGCAGCTCAGCGAGGTAAAGGTCGCTGAGCGTTTTAACTGTTCCCGCAATACGTTGCGCGAGGCCTTCGCCAAGCTCACTGCAGAAAGGCTCGTAGAGCGCATCCCCAACCGCGGGGTGTTTATCGCAACCCCGGATGCAGACTACGTCCAGGACCTCTACCGCGCCCGTGCGGCCATCGAGCCTTCTGGTGTGCGTTGGGGCTACTTCCCCAACCCAGAGGAGCTCGTGGAGCTTACCCAGTCCGCGATTCCGCACGCGCTGCGCGGCGAGCACCAGATGGTCTCCTCTATCAATCAGCGCTTCCACCGCAAGCTGGTTGCCTCGCTGGACTCGCCCACCCTCGACGAAGAGATGGGCAACCTGCTAGCACGCATGCGCCTGACCTTCCTGTTGGTCATTCCGCTCTACCCGCGCCTGCACGCAGACCACATTGACGGCAACATCGAGCTGGCCAAGCTCATTGCGGCTGGAAAACGCCAAGAGGCCGCCGAGCTTTCGCACGACAGCCTCGAGCGCACCTGTGTGCGCATTCTCGACATCCTCTAA
- a CDS encoding ATP-binding protein gives MVSNNPFRPSFGSSPAVLAGRDDEVGDFTYGLLAGIGSLQRAVLISGPRGVGKTVLLNAFEEQAKANGWVVVRATANKKLEEKLTNTALPKALEQLDYTANEPGRKVSGISVAGIGSISTENQPSEVVPTIETRLRELVVAVSEQGAGVLITIDEMQAAPIDQVAALATAIQDVLRDDLDIAFAAAGLTKGIEELLEHDGTTFMRRADRIELGPISDEAVAEVLTTTIRNNGKDIADDALKSAVSLIQGYPFLVQLVGAMVWLESERANTDLITEELIDKVEPTVVSQMGRQIHSVALKHVPPREMEYLFAMAEISAESGEKAVATGQVAKHLGAAANSLSMARRSLIERDLIQAPSFGLVEFRLPHLREYLLR, from the coding sequence ATGGTTAGCAACAATCCTTTTCGACCTAGCTTCGGTAGTTCACCAGCCGTCTTGGCTGGCCGTGACGACGAAGTAGGGGACTTTACGTATGGTCTTCTCGCGGGAATCGGTAGTTTGCAGCGAGCAGTTCTCATTAGCGGCCCTCGCGGTGTTGGTAAGACTGTGTTGTTGAACGCCTTTGAGGAACAAGCTAAGGCCAATGGTTGGGTTGTTGTTCGAGCTACAGCGAATAAGAAGCTCGAAGAGAAGCTGACGAATACGGCCTTGCCCAAAGCTTTAGAACAGTTGGATTACACAGCCAACGAGCCAGGACGCAAGGTATCGGGAATCTCTGTTGCCGGAATCGGATCGATCTCGACGGAAAACCAGCCCAGTGAAGTTGTACCGACCATTGAGACGCGACTGCGGGAGCTTGTCGTTGCTGTCAGTGAACAGGGGGCTGGAGTCCTTATCACTATCGATGAAATGCAGGCTGCACCGATTGACCAGGTAGCTGCTCTCGCCACCGCGATCCAAGACGTGTTGCGCGATGATTTGGATATTGCCTTCGCTGCGGCGGGGTTAACCAAGGGCATTGAGGAATTACTAGAACACGACGGTACGACGTTTATGCGTCGTGCAGATCGTATTGAGCTAGGACCAATTTCAGATGAGGCGGTCGCGGAAGTTTTAACGACGACTATTCGCAACAACGGCAAAGATATTGCTGACGATGCTTTGAAAAGCGCGGTGTCGTTAATTCAGGGTTATCCCTTCCTCGTGCAATTGGTGGGTGCGATGGTGTGGCTGGAATCAGAAAGAGCCAATACAGACCTAATCACAGAAGAACTTATTGACAAGGTCGAGCCCACAGTGGTGAGCCAAATGGGCAGGCAGATCCACTCGGTGGCATTGAAGCACGTTCCACCTCGGGAGATGGAGTATCTCTTTGCGATGGCAGAGATCTCTGCGGAAAGCGGTGAAAAAGCAGTAGCGACCGGCCAGGTGGCAAAGCATCTGGGCGCGGCCGCTAACTCATTGTCCATGGCACGTAGGTCCCTGATTGAGCGAGACTTAATCCAAGCTCCAAGCTTTGGGCTCGTGGAGTTTAGGTTGCCGCATCTCAGGGAGTACCTGCTGCGTTAA
- a CDS encoding acetyl/propionyl/methylcrotonyl-CoA carboxylase subunit alpha, translating into MKINTVLIANRGEIAVRIARAARDLGIKSIAIYSEADAGALHTQVADEAYALPGNTAADTYMNVPALLDIAVRAGADAVHPGYGFLSENAEFARTVTDAGMIWVGPQPEAIELLGDKIAARRVAEEVGAPLAPGTSDPIDDWQEAHAFAEEHGLPIAIKAAYGGGGRGLKVVDNFDEIEGAFNSAGREAQEAFGRAECYVEKFLTNPRHVEAQVLADTHGNVVVLGTRDCSTQRRFQKLIEEAPAPALTDAQRNGIHEGARAICAKVGYTGAGTVEYIVSEDGTISFLEVNTRVQVEHPVTEVVTGVDIIAEQFRIAAGEKLSCIQDGENIDPEIHGHAFEFRINAEDILNGFAPCPGTIVSFEPPTGPGIRVDSAVRNGSIIPPYYDSLVAKLIVWGPNREVALNRARQALREFDITGVRTVLPFHRDMVDEPALVSNDLGLYTDWVDHNYRPSAANQVENVEAIYNQRRNVAVEIDGKLVNIGVPVEFFSANASASPQTAPSTAGAQAADDNAVTSPFEANLVAWNVSDGDSVEEGDAIATVEAMKMESAIKAPRTGTIKLLASEGDRLDSATVIATID; encoded by the coding sequence GTGAAGATTAATACCGTCCTGATTGCCAATCGTGGCGAAATCGCCGTGCGCATTGCCCGCGCGGCCCGTGATTTGGGCATTAAGTCCATCGCCATCTACTCCGAAGCCGACGCTGGCGCCCTGCACACCCAGGTTGCCGACGAAGCCTACGCCCTGCCCGGCAACACCGCCGCCGATACCTACATGAACGTCCCGGCCCTGCTCGACATCGCAGTGCGCGCAGGTGCCGACGCCGTCCACCCCGGCTACGGCTTCCTCTCTGAGAACGCCGAGTTTGCCCGCACGGTTACCGATGCCGGCATGATCTGGGTTGGCCCCCAGCCTGAAGCCATCGAGCTGCTCGGCGATAAGATTGCCGCCCGCCGCGTCGCCGAAGAAGTAGGCGCCCCACTCGCCCCAGGTACTTCCGACCCGATTGATGACTGGCAAGAAGCCCACGCCTTCGCCGAAGAACACGGCCTGCCAATCGCCATCAAGGCTGCCTACGGCGGCGGCGGACGCGGCCTGAAGGTCGTCGACAACTTCGACGAAATCGAAGGTGCCTTCAACTCCGCAGGCCGTGAGGCCCAGGAGGCTTTCGGCCGTGCTGAGTGCTACGTCGAGAAGTTCCTCACCAACCCGCGCCACGTCGAGGCCCAGGTGCTTGCTGACACCCACGGCAACGTCGTCGTGCTCGGCACCCGCGACTGCTCCACCCAGCGTCGCTTCCAAAAGCTCATTGAAGAGGCCCCGGCGCCTGCGCTTACCGATGCCCAGCGCAACGGCATCCACGAAGGCGCCCGCGCCATCTGCGCCAAGGTCGGCTACACCGGTGCCGGCACCGTCGAGTACATCGTCTCTGAGGACGGCACCATTTCCTTCCTCGAGGTCAACACCCGTGTCCAGGTCGAGCACCCGGTTACCGAGGTCGTCACCGGCGTCGATATCATCGCCGAGCAGTTCCGCATCGCCGCAGGCGAAAAGCTCTCCTGCATCCAAGACGGCGAGAACATCGATCCAGAGATTCACGGCCACGCCTTCGAATTCCGCATCAACGCCGAGGACATCCTCAACGGCTTCGCACCCTGCCCAGGCACCATCGTCTCCTTCGAGCCACCAACCGGCCCAGGCATCCGCGTCGACTCCGCAGTACGCAACGGCTCCATCATTCCGCCGTACTACGATTCGCTCGTGGCCAAGCTGATTGTGTGGGGCCCGAACCGCGAGGTTGCCCTCAACCGTGCGCGCCAGGCTCTGCGCGAGTTCGACATCACCGGCGTGCGCACCGTGCTGCCTTTCCACCGCGACATGGTCGACGAGCCTGCCCTGGTCTCCAACGACCTGGGTCTCTACACCGACTGGGTCGACCACAACTACCGCCCATCCGCGGCCAACCAGGTCGAGAACGTCGAGGCCATCTACAACCAGCGCCGCAACGTCGCTGTGGAAATCGACGGCAAGCTGGTCAACATCGGTGTTCCTGTCGAGTTCTTCAGCGCCAACGCCTCCGCCAGCCCGCAGACCGCACCGTCGACCGCTGGCGCCCAAGCTGCCGACGACAACGCGGTGACCTCCCCCTTCGAGGCCAACCTCGTCGCTTGGAACGTCTCCGACGGCGACAGTGTCGAAGAAGGCGATGCCATCGCCACCGTCGAGGCCATGAAGATGGAATCTGCCATCAAGGCCCCGCGCACCGGCACCATCAAGCTGCTCGCCTCCGAAGGCGACCGCCTGGATTCCGCGACGGTGATTGCCACCATCGACTAA